The Mytilus galloprovincialis chromosome 11, xbMytGall1.hap1.1, whole genome shotgun sequence genome contains the following window.
tgtttatcatTATATAATTCATATTAACCTCTAGATTTTATTTATGTGTGCTACTATTACTATGAGTTTAGTTATATCAGGTTAAACAATACAACTAAAGGAcgatatgttttctttatttgcaATACAGTGCAATGTTCAATCTAGAATGTTTCTAAGGTGGAGTGACTTCAGACCTGTAAAAGAATGAATTATTTTAAcatcttttaattaaaaaaaaatgtcccaaaaAGTTGTATTAACAATACTTCATCATGTGatttttatttgtgtgttttttttagttaaaactgGATTAACATGTTATCTTATCTGCATATTCAgatcaaactttttttaaattgttgaaaaaatgaaaagtaaaaaaaaagtatttgaaaaaagtaCAATAGAATGAGATAATGGAGAtagatatttacaattttaacCTGTTAACGTATGTTGTAAAGCAGGTGCGCGTTTAATcgacattcaaaattttttttaaaattatgttggtGGTTAAAAAATTATGTGATGTTACCGTCCCAAGGGATCTCGATGGCTTagggtctaagtagttctactactttAATCACTAGCATATTAACACCGGGATTGTGATTTTGAACCCAACTCCTGTGGGTGCATTCGACTCCAATCTAAatttatgtagatgaaacgtgcgtctggcgtactaaattataatcctggtacctttgatagctattgaTCGGAGGTATGTGGTTTTTGTCGGTCACTTCGGCTTATGAAATAGCCGGAAAAATGCGCTTAAAAGTGTTGTTGAACattgaaataaatcaaatcatatcaaatTAATGTCTTGATAAGTAATAGTTGTCATAATTTGTTTACTAATAAGTAAAGGTTGATTTTAAGGTGTTTGTATAAACTGGCACTACACGATTGATTTTGTACAATAATTATTATTCGTAGATGTGTCTTTGTGGTGTGTCTTAGACTTCTTTAGTTGATATTTTTGTTAGTCTACTTGTTTCTTGTTTTGCTCATTCTTGTAGAAATACAAATGCTTAAAACCATGCTATAAGTTTAGAATTATTATGATTACCTGCAACGGCGCCCTGAAAACCAGCATTATAATCAACAGCAACTTCGTTCCGAACATAGTCCGAACGTACGTCATCGTATTCGTCATTTGGTCCCGGACCTCCAACTATTGCCCCATACAAGACGTGTGGATTCGAATACTTCATTTCATAAAAATCATGTGAACATGAGGCTGGAATAAGCGGACACGAgctagaaaaaaatacattttgttttgagctgttaaaaaatcagtattttatgATATTAGTGTAAAAAGTTACACGCATATTTTCTGAATTATTCAGTTTTATAATTTGCTTTAACTCATATGTATTGTGCTTGATACATGTAGGCATTTTAGTTGGTACAGAAGTGTACACTGAAGCATaattgttcacacatcgttgtcaatattatggaatttgaggtgactgtcatacaagtgagaggttgaaTTAGCTATCAAACCAGATTTTATCccccattttctgcataagaaaatgcctgtgccatGTCAGttatatgaaagttgttatctattcgtttgatgtgtttgaactttcgGTTTTGTCATTTAATCACAGACTTTCCGTttggaaatttttttctgagttagataattttgttattttacttttttttaatcgtTTGACTCCATATTgaaataactttaaataaataCTGCTTCTTTCATCCGTTCATCCGTTATTAAAGTCCTCTTTTTCTCCCCTAAAACGACATGTTCAGCAAAGTATTTGGTACTACCATATAAATTTTCAATCATTACAGAATCTTACAAAGCTTACTTCCTTGCTTGAATTGGGTGCCACGTGTGTTGCAGGATATACTTCCCTACCAGAGCACCTAATATTTTGTGGTGTTCGAGCTGCTCAGTCTCAGTTTTCTATGTTAGGTTTTTTGtccattgtcagtttatttttactttgctaatgagtttgaatatccctcagATATCATTCACCTCTATTGaactataatttaattttggatgtaacgcatcttctgattggctgacgttattttgttatgaacccagacataatttagtcatgtgaccgtgaagtcatcaacgttttttcatggttttctatggtttaaaatggaatttagaattaaattagaagaaatgactgtaatatttttttctgtctattcgaaataacataaaaattgtggtgcacactgttgAATAACccactacgcgcgttattcagtgtgcaccaaattttctatgttattactttatagacagaaaaaatattacagtcattccttaattatacACACGTTACTCTCTtaagcaacaagacgggtgccacatgtggagcagaatctgcttacccttcgggagcacctgcgatcaaccctagtttttgatgTGGTTCTTGTTATTTGTTCTTTAGTTGtacatgttgtgtcatgtgtactagtatttatctgtttgtctttgtcatttttagccatggcgttgtcagttttttttttatttaatagtttgactgtccctttggtatctttcgtccctctctatTAATatcttaagcaacacgacgggtgccacatgtggagcagaatctgcttacccttcgggatcacctgagatcaaccctagtttttgatgtggttcttgatgtttattcttttgttgtacattttttgtcatgtgtactagtatttatctgtttgtccttgtcatttttatccatggcgttgtcagtttatttttgatttaagagtttgactgtccccctgGTATCGTCAATCTTTTAACCTGTCTTACTGCTAAATTTAACCATTGAATTAGGAAGAATAAAATATAAACTCACGCTGCTCTATGATGTTCATGTGATGGAGGGTTAACACCAAACCCTACAACATAACTCCTTCCAGTATCACCTAGGATATAACCTATTTGACTTTTAGCCCAGTTTCGATATTTTGTGGGGTTTATTCCAGCTTCAGCCGCAAGAAGTGCCATAAAAGCATTATTTGCTACGAAGAAAATAAAAGTTAGTTTAGTTTTTGAACATAAAAGCCTGtgaatctaaaaaataaaaccaaactgATGTACTTTAATTCGGCAATACACTTTTTTTAGTATGTCCCCTGGAGTACATGTAtctatacatttaaatatttgtttaaatacttACGCCATTccatattaaataaagaaaacacGTTTTAAATCAACTGCGTCCAAACgcatttttttgtttactttcatcAGAAAgtctaaacaaaaaaaatatgaaagcaaAATATGTACGAACGtgaaaaaacaaagcatttagacctacgttttacattaaattatctcatcatagataccaggactaaatttagtataaatgCCAggcgcgcgtgtcgtctacaaaagactcatcagtgacgcttgaatccaaaaaagttaaaaaggccaaataaagcacgaagttgaaGACCAAAGTTATCTCTGTAAATTTATAATCATTGTCTATTATAAgcctataaataaatatttactatatatgtaaggaaaaaaaatatgtctactCAAACATTACCAGTATGTCTTAGAGAACCCCATTTAGTTCGGAATGCCAGGCCTTTTGGTGTGTAGGGAACTGCATTGGGACCTGTCGCCCCAGGTAACCAATTAGTGAATGTAGTTTCAATGTCTTGTTTGTAAACATCTTTCTTGGTAATCTGGTATAGCAAAACCTTACAAAGGAAAATCGAATAATGGTATAGTAGCCTTGTTAAGACAAATGTTTTGGGTTAACTGTTTACTTTTACCTGTcgacaaaaatatattaatttaaagaaatttgaacACAAAATTTCAGAAAGAAATGGATATATTGTAGTTTAAACAACTCAAATCATTGAAAAGCTTATTTTATCACTACTTTTAATATGTGATTGAAACGATAATTGCTTTTAAACGAATTACTTAATCTTTCTCTGTAGAGATGTGACcgatgaaaaattatttatgaagTTTAGACATATTGTCATTACTTGCAAGGACGCCTTGAAAATGACTGGACACATTTCATTAATATTTACTTACAAATTAActattaaacttttgattttttaaaatactcaGACTTTTCTACCTCCGGAATATAtaatcttagctgtatttggcaaacttttaggaattttggtcctctatgcttttcaacttcgtactttattttgcctttttaactttggATTCGATCGTcattgataagtcttttgtagaagaaactcaggcgtaaatacaaaatttattcatGCAATCTATGATGGGTTTATGAATATATACCTGTTACAAAGATCATTGACAAGCTTGATTTTTCAATAATTAAGTATGTGATTAAAACGGCCAGCTAATTCATTTGAAGATTAAAGTTTATGTAGTGTTCTGTATCTAATGAAACGAgtagaaacaaaaacatatttgttttccattaCAACTCGTTTCTGAGtatagtagttatcaaaggtaccaggattataatttaatacgccagacgcgcgtttcatttacataagactcaccagtgacactcatatcaaaatatttataaagccaaacaagtaaaaagttgaagagcattgaggacccaaaattcaaaaacgttgtgccgaatacggctaaggtaatctattcctgggataagaaaatccttagtttttcgaataattctatACCTACCATTGAGGCAGTAAACTTGCTTCCCCATGATTGGCCCCACTGATTTCCGTGTTGATGATAAGTTTCGGCATCGGTCAAGTATTGAGTGTTATTTGTTGCTAAGTATAACATGGCTGCTCCAACTGCCATTTCATCTTTATATTCATctgatctgtaaaaaaaaataacatactgAGTTCCGAagtaaattcaaaatggaaagttcctaatcaaattgtaaaatcaaaactcaaacacatcaagcgaatggacAGCAACTGACCTGGTtgataaaaccaggttttatagctagctaaacctctccaATATATGACCACCACattcaatttcattatattgaaaaagATGTAATCCACATTAAGTCTTATTATAACGTCTTTCACAAAAACAATGTTATGTCTatgcaaattttatttattgtcaataaaggcaacagtagtatactgctgttcaaaattcttaaatctatggacaaaaaacaaaatcggggtaacaaactaaaactgaaggaaacgcattaaatattagaggagaacaacgacacaacattaaaatgtaacacacacagcaacggactaagcattagacaacatccgatgagaataaccaatataacatcaaaaccaaatacatgaatttgggatagaaaagtaccgtgacacatcttatagtaatgtgaattcacactcaaaaataggagaaaacaaacgacacaacgtaaaaatgttacacacacagaaacgaactatgatataaaaatggccattttcctgacttggtacaggacatttttaaagaaaaaaaatggtgggttgaacctggttttgtggcatgccaaacctcgcactttgatggcattgttaaatataacattaaaatgacaacataataatacaggactacaatacaaataaatagcagaacgtattaggcatagaaacacatgaataatagataacaaaaggcatcaggtttaaaattcattacgtcaaaaacgcgcctcgtccaaacaagacataccagtgacgcccagatataaaagttcgaaagtaaaaaaaagtgggacaaagttgtacagctctgaggatcaaaagttgaaataGATTGTGCAAATACGGCTAGgtttttttgcttgtgataagaacatccttataatatagaacaatttatgctattgcaaacagtaaattttatcaaatgaatataaaagagttacatgatcaaactgacgttaactaattacagaaaacaaaaccataatacGTAATgtattgaagaccaacacagaaaatagacacatccGACTCAGTGACAAACCAGGCCTGAACCGAAAAAGTCATaaccatgacgtcacatacgaagtgttgAAAAGGTACAATATTACGTcatgcagacatttgaatttctgaaacagcacaaatatgacgtcatatttgaaaaattatttctaaaaaataagatagaaataggattgaataaagattataatagaactaaatactgatgtTACAtctaaacacaatgcacattgcaatactaattaatagcaattaactatgttatatatatgtccggtttgttttgaatctaacttcaaacataaaaatcgtacagattaccttgaacaaaatcaaaactaataaatgaaggcggtgattaattttctttaccataacacatgaatttaatagaaaagacgtcaaccaatttgacaaaatccgatgaaaattacaaatataacatcaaactaaatacatgaatttgggatagataagtaccgtaacacgtaaCACGTTGTGTTTTCTACATCTCACAATATGCGTAAACGCTGTCACGAATTGTTGCCTTTGTGCACCTGGAGATATGTTTGCATTGTGTTATACTTTACGACACCGCCGATTCACATTCCAATTTTTCAGCATTTGTTGAAGACAAAGATCTAATTTCAAGTAGAAAAAatctgtttttcattttgtgtttgaTTTATAAAGTATGCAAGATTAATCAATTAGACTCGAGTGGGATAATATCAAACAATTATCACAAATAGAACCAATTAAAACATGCGTATAAAAGAATGAACTATTTGGACACAAAATCACTAGCAAATACATATCAAGAATCACAATACACATGCTATGACTGCTGACACTCGGACCCAAACATAAGCAAAGTAGTAAACAATAATTCCAGTTTAAATAGAAATTTGGGGAATGAGATGTCGATGAAGTAAATTTTCCAGCACTTTACTATGGGTGacaatttgaagtttcatatagGATTTGAGGTTCATTTTGTTGAGAAAACCAGCTGCAAAATAAGTAGAAAACATAATCTCATTTAAATAAGAACATATTAAGACATTTGTAATGATTTTCTACATCTCACAAATTTGGAAACACGTACGGAAATACTTAGACAAACCTACAAGATTTGAGTAGACATCATACACATTCTTAAGATATTAATTTGGTTTAAATATCATACCCGTAGAAGGGGCCAGCTTCCTTTACACTTTGACTGTATATTCCTGGATAAGTCTTTCCAAAAGTGTAGATCTGCTTGGAATGATTTAAAAGCTTGGCAGAAAACGCTGGATCTGAAAACATGAACATATAATTCATGCCAGTGAATCTATATGCAATATTACAATTTAATATATAAGCAAAACCCTTTACGTTTACACTTGCATTATTTGGGTAGACAACAAGAATTCGTAGTGAAATAATATAATATCTTATGTTAAGTACACGGGCAAACATGATAATATTATATATTGGTCGTATTCCATGTTAGTTACCATATTGACTATCAGATGACATTTAACAAAAAAGAGATACAGAGTATACCTCAATGGGACGGTCACCTATCTAAGTTTCATTCTACTTTCATATGCCTATGTGATCTTTTTTCATAGAGACTTATCCTTACATGTTCATCGATGTTCTCTTGAATCCAGAAATGAAGCCAGAGCTATAACACACATTAAGAGAAAGGGTTGAGTCATGCAAAATTGTATCATATCAACaggatcaattttttttttttttttgaaatggtAAAAACTTGTATaggatatatattttgtaaaaagtaaaataacaaaaatactgagatccgaggaaaattcattgTTCATTAAATCACTATTATTAACCTTTATCTTTAAACACCATTGATGCAACAGCCATTGCGGCTGCGTATTCCCCAGCTACGTCACTTCCTGGTTTATCAGATGTCACTTTAAATGATGGTCTCGCCATTGTCATGTCTTCTGGTCTTCCCCAGAAATTGTGATCTAGATTGCCATCTCCTACCTTTATATAGAATACAATATTTATTATTACAAGACCGTGAATTAGATCAGCTcattctttatttcatttgaagcAATGTTAATGTAAAATGCGTGACTGGAGTCCTACTGCATATACAATGATTTCAATTATTAAATGGGCTTAGACATTTCATACTTTTTTCTTAACCTATCTGACATTAAATATCATAAACTAAGGAACATGTGGATTGTAAATAGTAATTGACTAGTGTTTTTACAGTATATTCACCATTGATTGATTCAAATCCGTACGTCGTGTACATTTGCATCTCTCCCTTCATGAGAAAGGAGAGTCAATTTTATCTATCTTCAAGCATGTGTCTTTTAACAAATAATTACTTGTTATTTCTACTATAATTGAAGATAAAAATTGATCAGttataaaaaaatcttcatttattttaatatcaatgATAACATTAGGCTGTACCTGAATATAAAGTTCATTTGGTCCTGTATGACATTTGAGTAACCATTCTAGTGGCCAACGAATACAGTCATACATGTCATCCAATTGTCCGCTTGCTTTGTATGCGTCTTTGTATTGTAGGAGACCCCAGGTCAGTAAAGTAACAGCACTGGCTTGTGGAAATCCAAATTTTACATGATCACCAGCTACAAATACAAGAAAACATATCACATTAATGATAATGGTCCAACTAAAATATAGTTCATCTTTCATGAAATGCGTTTCTATTTTTCTGTAGTTGAAAGTACTATTCCATGTCTTATGTTTTATGATATCGACAAGCTATAAAGTTCTCGAGCAGTTGGAAATGCATGATATcacaatggttaaaaaaaaaatgataatgccTAGATAGATTCGAACAACGATTAAAAGACAATTATCGtatatctaaaaacaaaataCTGTGGTTTCGTTTATTTTCGTGATTCCAACTCTCGTTAACTTAGGATAACTTGCATTTTAGTcgaaaggagtaggtctggtaatGGCCTCAACGTTACGGTTCATCagatgaaagattttggacactttgcaAACACTAAAGTGTCTACTTCAGTCTAATCGTATAGTGTATGTAAAAGATTTGAATCGATGTAGTCATAAAAGACGCCCAAATTCAAGctttaatatgaaaaatctatcaaatatgccataaatTGTCACTATTCAGATGgtttttgacaaaaatgaaagtggccgcatccgtgtacattctcaatctttatatatgttatgtataatcatcaaatacaataaacatttacacataaagaatgaacacaaatgcggccgcTTCGATTTCAGACGGAAAcagtctaaaaattaaccaacatgctaaaatttgaagatttcagtaatttagtatGACTTTAGGATGCTAGTACACGataaatgtgcattgtattgtcaaaaaagtccatacatatatataacagaagttttctactttccaataaatagcaaAATGTTTACATGTTGAcgattttataaaactttgctgtattttggggccaaaaacgGGTCTCACTGGGCCTACTCCTTTAATTAGTGTTGCAAAAATCTGCATCAGTCTGGTTCTGAAAATGGCTATCTAATTTACAAGTTATCCAAGCCTtagtaaaaatgtaaaacatgaacCAAAGGAAATATTGACATTTTGCATTTTATTGTAGTTTTGTCCAACAAAAACGAACAGAGCTTATCTACGGACGCCAAAAAAAACTATGTGTTACATCTTAAAAACAAACGTCATTGCTTTTTGATAGAAAGTATCCGTTTTAAAACAGACACATGTAGTTATGAATATCATTTCCAGATAACTGTTTGATTCACTTGTCTTCCGCTAACCTTTGCTATTGAATTTTTCAACGGTTTGTTTCGAGCATTGAAACAAAGAAGACGAAAACACGTCTCGCGTACCAAATTACAAACTAAGAAGACTCACACATGGGTGTAAAACAGACAATAGTAAATCCATGTGCTAACCCTATTTTTGTCttaatcatttattttcacaaaaaacatGATTCTGGAAATGAACCTACCATCATACCATCCGCCTGTTAAATCCTCTCCGTTTTGTCCCCTGTCATTCAGTGCTGAGTCTCCTCTCCACGGTATTTTATTATTAGCAGGTAGTTTGCCGGACCGTTGCGCACGATAGAACATAATAGATTTCATTAGGACTTCATCGTAATTGTATTTTGTACCATCGTctgcaaataaattaaaaagtaaataatgatAACATATTTCTATCTTTCTTTGTGCAGGATTAATGCCTGAAAAGTTGATGAAAAATCTAGAATACAAAATTACAGACAGAGCACTCTCGGCATATTCAGGACAATTGCGGTTTAGAATTCAGATATAtgcgaacatttttttttataaaacttatgaatTTGAAAGTTGCATTTTAATCGTTTAGAAATGTTTATGTGTATTGAAAAATTTGTCATCAAAATACAATTTCTGCAATGCAAATAGGCAAATAAATCGATAATCTGACGTATGATCCATTAAAGAGGAATTAAGATAGGATATAGGATAGACAATTAAAAGGCATTAAAAAAGGATCATAACGTCATCTGAAATAACTTAACATAAAAGTTCTATAATTTGCTTATAGTTTAGATATGTTCCTCGTAGTATATTATGTATTTTGTATACTTATTTGTGTCAATGATTTAACACACAAAGTTCCATATTATTGAAAAACTGGTAACTCTATTGACATTTGACGAAAATTCAAAGTTAATCTATTTGCTATATTACTTGTTCACATCCATTCATTATGCTCATAAAAATCAACAGATTTTTGAAACCCTgaaattttttcttaatattcaCAATATGGTATCATTGATCTTTGATAATAACGTACTATTTGGTGGTGTTGGTACATTGTAAGTGTCGTGCCCCATGTTTTGCAAAATTGCTTGCGCAGATGGAACACTTCCGTCCTTTGTTTTTCCTTCTACCATAATATCAAACTGGTGTTTAGTCGTCTGAATGCCAGTGTGATCTTTGTTAACAATATAATGAACTGTTTCATTGCTCGAATCTTTTACAAATTCCAGGCCGACTGAAgactaaaaaagacaaaatataacaaatttaataaGTCTGTGTTTAATTAGAAATACTGAATTGTCTAAAAAATACTACTGAACAGAACTGAATTGACTGTGAGAGAACTGtctcaacattacaaaaatttcctcattgaaaattaactgaaaaaatcaacatatctGAATTTATTGATCAGACTTTTCACACCTTAACATTAATCTCATTTACCAgtgaaagacaaacaaaaatgtccattttacAACAACTTAGGAACAACAAGATACATCTAGATGTTAACTTACCGTGAGTCCCGTAACTGCTTTGGAAAAGTCTATCTGCATTTTCCATCCGACTAAATCTTCAGTTAGGTTGAATATGAAGTGACCCTTGAATAGTCCGTTGCCTTTATCTGTCACTTGAACCATAGGAGTTGCATCAAGTACACCAACTATGATAGACAGAAGACAAAACCAGCGAATCAGCAtcttattttttctaaaattagaaaACTCCTAAAACATACAGCATACTTTTAAATACCCTAAATGGAGAACATTTTCCATTTCACTCAATATATATGAGTTACTCATATTAATGATTGAtaacttttgtattttttattttctttcagtaCCAATTCACACAGTGATACATTGAATAATACTTAACTCtttgtataaatatattatatttgagtTTTAGAAGTTATATAGAAGAAAATTTTCAGAGCTACATGACTTTATAAACTAGCTAGTCTtgaatattttataagtatcGATTGACTAACAGTTATTTTATCCGTATAACCCTAgcttcaaaatttaacaaaaatacaactACACATACCTTTCAGTCTTTTTGCATTTGTTGCATGGAACATTACTTATAAATAAGAAGTGTTATTGGAGCCAAAAGaataaatacaaatttcaaatacaatGGTTGGACGCAAGTATAGGCCACTTAACGGTCTTTGACAGTCTGGAAAACTCAAACCTGATAGCTGTCTACAAAAGGCACTTGCATAGAAACGCGAACCATGGCTAACAAGAAAGTGAACAGCGTTATTTCTTACGAAACAACGAAGATAAACAGAAATGACCGACCAGATGCTTTAAGAGAACATCATGATTTGCCACAACGTTAGAAAAAACTGAAAAACCATTTGCAACTAATTTAACTTCAATGATTGGTACGAATTGTCAGAGTAAGGGAAATATTACTTTTGTGAAACATTGTgttcactaaaaaaaaatgcaatttatttTTTGAGAGGAAATTAGTTATTTTCCCTCTTTTTGACTAAATGTTTTTTAACCACTTCACACTTGAAATTCCTAGATGTTTGGAATAGTAAAATCATCGGCGCCTTAACGTTGAACAAAGATCTTACCTGtcatagaatatatatattacagacaCTAACTAAGATAGCATGATATACCAATACCTTATCAATGATCTATATTTTGAACTTAAGTAATGACCAATATTCCGTCCAATGTCAATAGTCTTAGAGAATAAACCCGAGGAAACACGtctttcctgtaccaagtcaggaaaattgccattgttacataatagttcgtttctgtgtgtgttacgtttcggtgttgtgtctctgctgtgtcgtagttctcttatatttgatacgtttccctcagttttagtttgtaacccggattagttttttctctatcgatttatgagttgtgaacagcggtatactacttttgcctttatttattaataaattttaGTGAACAATTTCTTCTATTAATGAAGAATAATATTAATGAAGACACTAaggggaattaaaaaaaatgtcaaaatgaaaaGCCTGGTATACGATACATTAGTGATTCAAATATGATTCTAAAAGGCTAATGGACTCCG
Protein-coding sequences here:
- the LOC143052102 gene encoding endoglucanase E-4-like isoform X2, with protein sequence MLIRWFCLLSIIVGVLDATPMVQVTDKGNGLFKGHFIFNLTEDLVGWKMQIDFSKAVTGLTSSVGLEFVKDSSNETVHYIVNKDHTGIQTTKHQFDIMVEGKTKDGSVPSAQAILQNMGHDTYNVPTPPNNDGTKYNYDEVLMKSIMFYRAQRSGKLPANNKIPWRGDSALNDRGQNGEDLTGGWYDAGDHVKFGFPQASAVTLLTWGLLQYKDAYKASGQLDDMYDCIRWPLEWLLKCHTGPNELYIQVGDGNLDHNFWGRPEDMTMARPSFKVTSDKPGSDVAGEYAAAMAVASMVFKDKDPAFSAKLLNHSKQIYTFGKTYPGIYSQSVKEAGPFYGSDEYKDEMAVGAAMLYLATNNTQYLTDAETYHQHGNQWGQSWGSKFTASMVLLYQITKKDVYKQDIETTFTNWLPGATGPNAVPYTPKGLAFRTKWGSLRHTANNAFMALLAAEAGINPTKYRNWAKSQIGYILGDTGRSYVVGFGVNPPSHEHHRAASCPLIPASCSHDFYEMKYSNPHVLYGAIVGGPGPNDEYDDVRSDYVRNEVAVDYNAGFQGAVAGLKSLHLRNILD
- the LOC143052102 gene encoding endoglucanase E-4-like isoform X1 — protein: MLSYSVCGISYDRKNKMLIRWFCLLSIIVGVLDATPMVQVTDKGNGLFKGHFIFNLTEDLVGWKMQIDFSKAVTGLTSSVGLEFVKDSSNETVHYIVNKDHTGIQTTKHQFDIMVEGKTKDGSVPSAQAILQNMGHDTYNVPTPPNNDGTKYNYDEVLMKSIMFYRAQRSGKLPANNKIPWRGDSALNDRGQNGEDLTGGWYDAGDHVKFGFPQASAVTLLTWGLLQYKDAYKASGQLDDMYDCIRWPLEWLLKCHTGPNELYIQVGDGNLDHNFWGRPEDMTMARPSFKVTSDKPGSDVAGEYAAAMAVASMVFKDKDPAFSAKLLNHSKQIYTFGKTYPGIYSQSVKEAGPFYGSDEYKDEMAVGAAMLYLATNNTQYLTDAETYHQHGNQWGQSWGSKFTASMVLLYQITKKDVYKQDIETTFTNWLPGATGPNAVPYTPKGLAFRTKWGSLRHTANNAFMALLAAEAGINPTKYRNWAKSQIGYILGDTGRSYVVGFGVNPPSHEHHRAASCPLIPASCSHDFYEMKYSNPHVLYGAIVGGPGPNDEYDDVRSDYVRNEVAVDYNAGFQGAVAGLKSLHLRNILD